The Arachis ipaensis cultivar K30076 chromosome B05, Araip1.1, whole genome shotgun sequence nucleotide sequence CATCCGTTGCTGTTGTGTAATAATCTCACTATATAAACAAATGGTAACACCCTatgattctttttcttcttcttctttgtttgtaaCATGCTTATAGCATGAACATAACACACTCTTTGATTAGGTGTTACCAATGAAGAGTTGCCTCCACACACACTAAACTCCCATTCAACCAAACCAAATGAGAGCATAATCCACATTTTTTCATGAATCTGAGGTCCCATTACAACAAGGTCCTCCTTCTGATTTGAACCTTTTAGTTTTTGGACTATTTGGGCATGATGAACCAAGTGTTGTTAATTCATCACTCTTATAGCTCAAGCATCCACCACCATCAAGCACCCCAATTGGGCTTTGAGGCACAAATGGCACATGATGTTTTGCACCAAAATTAGAAACATTCATCAATGCCAAGTCTCTTATCAATTCAACACACTTTAGAACTTTCTCCTGCATTAAAGAAACAAAGATAAGAACACTNNNNNNNNNNNNNNNNNNNNNNNNNNNNNNNNNNNNNNCCCCAACAAAAATAATAAAGTTTAGAAGAACAATTTCACAAGCTGGAATTGATGGTTATGGTTATGATGACGTCAAGCATCAATGATCAATACTATAAGGacaaaagcaaaagcaatttTGTCTTGTGGCCCTTTTTGTTGTGTTTTTGTgggaaccaccaccaccactaccaccctCACCTTCTCTGCAATGAAGAAGCTAGCTAACGCCTTATCGATATCTTTCGCTTGTTGCAACTCCTTTGAAACAGAAATCGCCACAGCCGCTGCGATTTCAGAAGGCCTGAACTCCAAGAAGTCAATCCCTGCATTGATTTTGCCTCCTTGAAATCATTACTCCGCGAGAAATGGCAGTGCTTTTCATCTGAGAAGGACTAAAAATTCAAAGCATGGTAATGAGAGTAGTAGAGTACCTCTAATTATGCTAAGGGTGAGCTGCATTGATCTCGAAATGGTCCGATTCACCAAATGTTGCTTGAAAGTGATCTTCTTTAGGAAATAATCTATGAAGGAACAAGGAGTTAAAGCCTGCATTTTCCATCTCAATGTGCTTAACACCAATAGTTCCATTCTTTGAATGGTTTTAGCTTCAAATACAAACTTTGGTTCTCCAACCTGCCAATTAACCAATAATAAATGAGAACATAAAGGGAAACACACATAGCAAAATCGCGTTTTACTGTATTAGGAGAACAATTAAGATTATACCAAACCTGTAAGTCGACGGATTGAGGCACTTTAACCTCCTCCATTTTCGCCCCAATCGACAAGCAAGCTACAGCTAACAATTGCATAGTCCAACTTTTACCTCTCTGAAGAAGAGGCCAAAAATATTAATTAGATCATCAAAAGAACATTGATCAAATTAGAGACATGAACATAATAAAACCGGATAATGCTTCTAGAAATTCAATCTCACCGGCAATTCATACAAGGATAAGAAGCGATCCAAGTAGTTCACAGATAGACAAAAGGTCAAGGGTCCAAAACCATAATAGGAATGAGCCTGTTGATCATCACATCATACAAAAGTGTATTAAGTCACTAACGGAATCACCAAATCATAGAACCAACCATTGAGACTTCCCCCTCACAGTTTCAAATTACTATCAAACAAAAATGTGTGGACAAcagaaaatcaaaacaagaagaaaaatccaAATCAATTTAAGACTTGAACAAAATTTGCCGCAAAATCAGTCCATAATACTCCATTACCAGCTTGCAAAAGTCaataaagtaaaaggaaaaaCCCCctgaaaaaaagtaaaaaatcacTCCAAAGCAAATTGAGCTGCATTGAGATAGATAGACAAACATAACAAAGAACCTGATACAGGAAAAACAGAAAGTGAAATTAGAGAacaacatgaaaaaaaaaaactttttgaaTAATTAACATCACAATAATAGTACTTATACAAGCAATATAGAATCTATATAAATTATCACAAAAAAAGAAATCTTAAGAGGGAATTTTGTATTCCATTTCGATTGATTGTCAATAAATCAAAAGAACCCCCCAAAATAAAACCAAAAAATCATACAAACccgattatttgagaaaaaaataagaaataaaaaatgaatCAATGAACCAACCTTCCAAATCCAATCAATGGTCTCTCTCCTACCACTGAGGTCCAAGTCCCCACTACGTAGCCTCTTAAGATAATCCTCCTTTGGTAAATGCTCTTTTTCCCTTTCCACCATGTCTTTCATTGTTTCTTCACTCAGAACATCAAAACAATACAATGGACCCGATCCACGGTTTTCTGAACTCGGACATGGTTGGTCGGAGTTAAGGTTGTTGGTGTGGTCCCAACATGGTAAGATTCCAGACCCATCAGCAGCAGCAACATTACACTCcaaatcatcaccatcatcatcatcatcatcaaaacaaGTGATGTTGTTTTCGGAACATAGTAGAAGGTTTGAGTTCTCAGCCATTGACCCTTCTTccttaacaacaacaaaaaggaaaaaaaaatgctATGAAACAGAGCAAAACCGAACCCAATTGAACCTCATCAAAACTTGAAGAAGCTGGGATTAAAAAACAAAACTTCAGAGGGTGTTTTGTGGTGAAAATGAATGACCCACATGAGAATGGCTGAGAATGGAGGTGTGAGAGTGGAGAATGGAGTGAGTGTGAGAGTGATGAAAGGAGAGAGCTTTATGTAGGAAGAGAGAGAATGAATGTGCTTTAGGGTAAAAATGGAAGAAGGTTGGGGCAAGAACATAGATGCAAATCCAACAAAAATtcacattaaaattaaaaattaacaatttcatCTTGAATAAATTACACTGATTTTGACCTCACATTCATTGAAATTTATCATTTTTAACTTTGGTTATTACATAGAACCCATAAaaggaaaaagacaaaaaaaaaaaaaaaaaaaaaagNNNNNNNNNNNNNNNNNNNNNNNNNNNNNNNNNNNNNNNNNNNNNNNNNNNNNNNNNNNNNNNNNNNNNNNNNNNNNNNNNNNNNNNNNNNNNNNNNNNNNNNNNNNNNNNNNNNNNNNNNNNNNNNNNNNNNNNNNNNNNNNNNNNNNNNNNNNNNNNNNNNNNNNNNNNNNNNNNNNNNNNNNNNNNNNNNNNNNNNNNNNNNNNNNNNNNNNNNNNNNNNNNNNNNNNNNNNNNNNNNTTTCCAGCCAATAAAGAAGGTAGTGTGAAAAATCAAATATGAGGCttctactttttattttaatcaaCTTTTTTAGTTTTGCAAACAAAATTTTGGTGATTTGGTAAGAAATTTGTGTTGGATTCTATCTAAAAGGTGAAGTAGAAATGTAGAATTAAGTTCTATGCATGAACCGTGCACTCTGATTATCATTCCTTATTGAAAAATATCAATCAATGAGAAATGTTGCAAGAATTTAATTTATTACAAGAATAATGAGATATGATTCTTAACTTTTAGTCATATGATTATGAGTTTTTTCCCTGTAACATGTAACTAGGtatttattttgatatattaaTTTGTATGTGGTCAGCTAATTAAATCCTTTGATTTGGAAAGCCATTTAAGTAGGGGAGAAAAAAATAAAGTCTAATAGATAATGTCACAACAACATTATTACATATTAGGGTAAGAAAATTTTACACGATCTAGCCATTCAAATTAATTCCTAACATGTTGCAGTTTCTATATATAAAGATGTTCTTATATTTTTCAATTGTCAGCCTTTTATGTTCGTAAAACATTTTAGCcagtaaataattaaattaaatcaaacatttttttttctaatatagaTAGTGCAttagtatataattaaaataaaggataattcacataaataaataaaatagagattaatATTACACCaaccttttaaaataaaataatttatatgcATGTTCATTTTTTCACATTAATTCTATATAAATAGAGGCTGTTAAATTCGATTTACGTAAATTCTACATAATTAATTCGATTTAGTTACAGTAGTAATAAATCAAAGTGAATAAATTTACGACTCATCATAAACTAGTGGTTATTGAGTCTCGTAAAATTATATAACCCGATAATCTGTAGATATGGTGTGATCTGCTTGTCTAAGAGCATATCATGCTGTTTTCTCATGTTGGTAATACATCGGGTCGACTATAATTATGATTAAAAATAAAGTCAATAAAATTATAATCTTACATCATATTAAGAACTTCTTAATAAAATTGATGATAATATTATCTCAAAATGTCAAGATCTGATCTAAAACATACATGCTACTCTAATCTTATTTATAGAAATCAAATTCTAAGactaaaaaaaaacagaaatcaAATCCTCACTTAACAAACTAATATTTATAGTCAAACACTATTCACTAAATATTGTtaacatttttaatttaacttggaaattttttttcatttatttacaTTTTCGTTAATGCTACCAACAATATGGACAACTCTATTTAAACAGTACATACGATATGGGTCGTCCTCCATATACAGAGTTTTCACAATTTTCTCAAAGAATTCTCTCTATATGTGGAGTGTGAGTGAATTGTAGTAAATTAGAGTTGTAATTCATATATATCAAATTCGAATTCTTATATAGAGCTTGCcaataataattcaaataaatcaaatttgatttaCCTTGAGCGCATATTGTTTAAATTGAATACGATGGATTCGATTTATCATGTGCATCAAATCCACTAAATCGAAAGCATTTTATTCGATCTATCTTATGTTATTTTCTAGTGTAATTCAAGCTCTCTTGTTTCAATTTATCATGAGTTGCATTTCACTAATGCTCCTCCTCTAATAAATCGAATTTTGTGTAATTCGAGTTTAATAGTTTCGATTTATATAGAGTTAGTATGAAAAACAGACATATCTATATAAGTTATTTCATTTTAGAATATAGATGTAATATtgatcttcattttatttatttatatgaattattataaaataaacatGTAAAAATTTTGACTGTTTATAGATTCAAATAATTAATTCATACATAAAAAAACACTTGTTATTATAAATTtaagaagaagaacaaaagaaactgtatatcttttaattttaattcttatgCATTGATAATGTTGACTTGTTTTACATAATCTTTTAATTAAACTTTAAATAATTGATTTTGataacaacataaaaaaaatttgtatattttgaacttGTTATATAAAACAGATAACATACATACTTCTTACTATTCTGTAGTTATTacgtaaagaaaagaaaatgtttGGCAACAAAAAtccaaataaattaaaagttcCTGATTTTAAGTTAAAAAACAGAACACATGCATAAGTAATATTTCCAAACTTGTGATTATAAGAAAACGTTTATAATTTCATTATAATGATTTTATCAAATTAACTTTAAATCCTAAAGTGTATaaataataagttttttttttaaagtttaacacaataaaatagatataaaaaacaaataaaaacaaattgaaaaaaaaaagtgaataaaaatttcaGTTATCTCCAATATTATTATTAACAACTTTGAGTATCAACATTATTCCATTTTTTGTAACACATAAATAATATGTCAAataaatttacaattattttataatttaaccaTGCAAATAAAGCGACTAATAGTAGTTTATTCTTTCTctgtttaatattttttatttatatcaattttattcttatctttaaattttctaatcAAACTATGGTCAAtactatttttttctaattttacgCTTCAAATCCTATTCTCTTTCATCATCATCTCTAATCTCTATAATTGTATATTTTATTAGTGGAAAAATAGtagtataattttttattgtcAGTAGTATTGTTTATACCATTACCCAAATTATAAAGCCAGTCCCAATAAAGACACAAGGCTCACCTCAATGGATGATCTCTACTGGATACCCGACCTCTTTGAGAGGTCGGACACGACGAAAGGGACCGACTTGTACTTATCtaaggcttagtttggtaaaacttttacttttcaaaagtagcttataaaaactaacttttaaaagatgacttttgtaacaccctaccacacaaagctttacgcttaagctgtACATCAGAGGTGGTGTAGTGTTACAacctctaaaacaaaatatatacataatagtatatgaaaaagagtaatatacGAGGAGTATTGGAAAacaggtaaaacaaaatcgcaaaataaaaagcgtcTCGCTCAGAAAACGAGATTACTTGCGTGTTAAGAAACCTAGAGATCATAGATGTAACTAAGAAGAAAGCAAGGATGGAGGGTCAAAAGTACAgaataactagctcctgactcaacCTGCGaaactaaggctggccggagaatatttacatatattacATATCCCGAAAACCTAAAATACATGACTGAAAACTTAACTCTCCTCAaccctctaggagggacaaaataaACAAGCTTCTTGGAGAGAAAGTTAAGTACATATATAAAGCTATACATCAAAATAAACCTAGAGACTACTCCGCTTCAGAAGTTCAGACGCCTaacgaggagcctctcgacctgcatctgaaaacaacaatacaatatggggtgagaatcggaggttctcagcatggtaaaggtgccacgcatataataTATAAAGTCCTgaaaatgccagaggcaatcctagaacgccgacactcagattaaaaagccttaaagtattaaacagaaaccataaaggGGTGGCTTTCTAGAGGTATCCAAACCTAACATAACTTAACTTTAATCCTATTTCCTTCCGCCTATCCTCCGTACCTCCATCTCCATTAGTATACCACACACAGTTAAACAGATAAAATCAAACACAAGAAGAGTACAAGTACTGCAAATAATAGTTATACAATTAGCATGGCAAATACATTTAGGCACACTCAGTTaatgcacaagcaagtaattcagatcatatgcatatggtgcatgcctgtcctatggctgatgagtcttatATGTCGGTTATTACTTattaagccaacccgacaagtccggtttgctaaactTTTGGACTGTCCCCCAACGCGcctccccaagagtctatgcataacttTTTCTCATATTATCAATTGCTCAATAAGGGTCAACCTTCCCGGGAATTTAgagtgcccggtcacatcttacGTCGCAGGGTCAACTGAGTATCGggtctcaacctggaacacgtggtggcaagccacgatacTTTACCCaaagaaactcgtatctcagataatttaCATGTGTAAGCCTCATACATTTCATAGTAATTATAGAAATCAAATATTCAAGCCTTAGCATCTTcaatcattcatgcatgcatctcctttttacatgatttcatcatTTTTAACCTTTACTTCACCCTCAAGTTACCTTAATTTACTAACTCCACCTCATTACGAAGCTTCTTAACCAAGTTTAGAACTAACAATAGGAAAATAAGGTTTAGAAGCTTGAAATTCAGTTTAAGAACTCAAAATCAGATTTTTGCAGAGAACAAGGCCACGCGTACGCAGCGCCAGGCAGTAGGGCGTGGTCACGCATGAGGATCTTGCGTACGCGTTAACctcaagtcacgcgcacgcgtcggcaTTCAAACTAGAGGTGTGCATGGTCCGACCCGACCCGAAGATCCGGCCCGGTCCTGAATACTTTAAGAGttattttggtgtgatttcaccgggtctagggccgggtaagggtctcaaaaatagacctggtcattatttcgggtcaggTCCGGGCCATGGCTCgagtcacccgaagtcggcccggtggcccggtcatcatacacaattaatattttgtgttattagtgatggatgatggctatttttatgtgaaatttaagtattgtaaaccttaatattttgtgttattagttattataagactataagttaatgttttatgtttaaaatgcataagattttagactaatgcataatgttgtgttatttatattgatttaaatatttggtgttattagataatattagtattgattatggttttgctttaattttaaagaagagttggttcttgttatatttttttaagtgaattttaccatgtcaaataatggttggagtcttggaaatttggatattttcacatgctagcttataagaaggtataaggtaatgtaatgttaacggcccggtgtTCACCCGGTTTTTATCCGGTATAATCGTAGCCCGAAAGTGTAtaagtttcatcgggtctagggccggattcgggtctaataaataggtcCGATATATATTTCGGGCTGGATTTGGGTCACATCcaacccggtttcacccgacccatgcacacccctagttcAAACTTAGCCCATTACGCATACGCATGCGCAAGAGGCAATCGCTACCATACGCGAATGAGGTTTATGCGTACGCGAAAGtctcatgtcacgcatacgcgtgagcgtatgtttttccaaaaaaattttacCAAGTCTAAATTCTGCAGATTTGCTAATTTAAACACCAAACTTCCGACGCATATAACTTTTccgttttaaattattttttctctGTTCTTCGAACGgagtaaacttcacggacccaattttcatataaaacaaGTTTGAAACCACTTGggggtccggaagccaagttatgagtcgccgaagttcggccaaaaaccgAATTTCACAAAAGCTTCAAAACCTCATTTCCTTTTCAAAGCTCATTCCAACCCAATCCATCATACCTATAACCATCAATATAACTTACCCTTAACAACATCATAACAATCTTTGAAATCCTACCATTTCTCAACTCAATAACATCTCACCTCAACCTAAACTTCACAAGTTTGACAACAAACACCAATATATCAATCTATATATACATATTGCCATGATCATAAATTCTTCAACCATCAtcacatcatcattcatcattccaATACCAACAAAATCAAGTGAACACCACACATACTCAAACCAAATCATTATCACTAAATATTCAATACACATAATCATTTCGGCTTATCCTATGATTTTCTAACCTAAGTTTTCGCACGACATTATATATTATACACGTGAAATCTAAACCATACTTTGGTCGCTTTTCACGTATTAACCAAGGCACCCACCAAAGTCACACACATAGATCCAAAGTCCAAATTTACCCAATTAAAAGCACTTAGCCTCCACCAAGTTCCAAGGCTTACAATTCAAGCtccaacatatacatatatacacctAATACATATATACAACAATACACACCCAAATGTCAATACTCAAACTCACATAAGCTAGAATTTACAGAATTTAAAAATCCTCACCTTATATATATCTTGATTGAGCAAAGTCCCACAAAGTCCTCAAGCTAAACTTGAACCTagagaaccaaaatcacaaattcTCAACATGGATTctcactaattttcaaaaattggaggGGTAGAGAGGCTGGAGTGTTAGATTAACTTACCAAAAAAATTATTCTGATGGAATCATAGAGCTCGATGCGGtgatcgcgtggccgcaaacggtgcggcgattggagctcggatGGAGGAGATATGGTGGTTGGAAGTGGAGGTTAGGTTTTGTTCTTCACCTTCCTCCTCCCATGGCTGTTGGAACGAAATTAAGGAATGGAAGGGAAGTGATGGGCTGAAGCTCATTTAAGTGTTGGGTCCAgttgggcccggttcaaccgaTTCAGTCCGTTCAAATCTTGggctaaattttttgaaattagtgtcaaattttttgttttaatgaGTTCTATCATATTTTAATATAAGATTTACATTTCtaattttccttattaaaattcaatttattgactaatttcTTACTAATTTAGCAGGGTTTAtagctttttaaaagttgtaggatttatgtttggtaaatcaaattaaaaatagctttcaataaacacaagcaacaacaattgcgTTTGGTataatagcttttaaaatttaaaaatactataaggtagcgtttgttttgaggtactgagacagagactgggagactgagactcagtatcatgtttgttggttcagtgactggtactaaaatttctgtatcTGTCCCTAAAATtccagtatttcagtacctccaaaaagtagagaCATagggggactaaaatttttagagatggagactgaaactttaataatattttatacctaaaatatcctcatttcaattaattaattccaattttatcctttgtacaaattaaattagagtttcattcttgtttcaatttctgtctttcactttgtaccaaacagaatactgagatttatttcaatctctgtctcttagtctctgtctttcagtctcagtctttccgtttctgtctctccaccaaatgctacctaatagacataaatgcaagcattaaatttaaaaactagttaaaatatgaggttatattaggcttttaaattttgaaaagctctatcttaggtgctttcaaaagtaccctaatcttttaaaagctgcaagcacaagcacatgatctttttgatttaccaaacacaaaatgaggagcttgagcttttaaaaagcacaagcacttcttcgaaaaattttaccaaaccaagcctaaaTAAGTAACTGCCTCCCCAAATCTCTTCTACTATCTCTATCTCATCTAGAAGATAAGATCTCAACAAACTCCTAaagatataagataagatagaactaTCACCACCAGGGAGGTCATCAAACTCTAATATAAATACACTGGCACCCCCTAGGTATAACTCACATTCTACTCTATAAAAAATCTGcctaaagcccttgctaacttaaacatcggagtctcttgcaggtaccttgcaggtaccaccccttaCTCCTCACGAGAAACTCGGATAGGCGGCACCTTGACACCAACAAGTCGGATGCTGCCACCCAAtcacgttcaggcccaaatcaaagtttcaggtaatcctcggaacattggcgccattgtcggggaccTGGAATTTATCCCATAGTGATGGCGGACAACTAGCACGAAGACAGCCACACAGCATCTGAATCTGAAGACGAGCCACAATCAAAGAGCAATGCCATTATACTGCCTCCTCCACCTCAAGCACAAGGCCCCCCAAGGGGAAGGGCCATCGGCCAACCCTATGCCAAGGCGGATCCATTCAGAAATCCATCATCCCGAAGAAGAAGAACCTCCGCAAACTGCCGAAATACTGGATTTTGTTTGAGGCCAAAGAGATCGGTTAGAACAACTCGAGTATGAGGCTGAACGACAGCGAGAGGCCGAACGACAGTTATGAAGGGAGGTAAGACGATGAAGGGAGCTAGAAGAAAAGCTTCTAAAGTTGGAAACCGACCTTCGAAACTGAACTACCCAAATAGATCGGGAAGACAACCCTCTAAGTGGAGAAGATCCATTCTCAGAAGAGATCATGCAGGTCAAAGTACCCAGGAACTTCAAAATCCCCCCGATATGGATCTCTACGATGGAACGACCGATCCTAGACATCATCTTAGCAACTTCAAAAGCAagatgtatctggctgacgccTCTAATGCCACCCACTGCAAAGCATTCCCGACCACTCTGACCAAAGCAGCCATGAAATGGTTCAACACCTTACCCCCAAGTCGGTCACTAGCTTTGACAACCTGTCCCGGAAGTTTCTGACAaagttctccatccagaaggataaagcgaAACACGCACCGAGCTTGTTAGGGATCAAACAAGAGGTCGAAGAAACCCTCTGagactatatggaaaggttcaacaaaacATGCTTGGAAATCCAGAGCCTACTCATTGAAGCTGTGATCATGGGACTAGTCAACGGCCTCAGAGAGGATCCGTTCTCCCAGTCCATATCCAAACGATACTCGACTTCCCTAAATGAAGTTCAAGAAAGggcggagaaatacatcaacatggaagaaaattcccgactaAGGGAACCTCTTCCTCGACCAAATCTGCCCTACCAAGCCCGGTAGAAGAAGAAGGGAAGTTggctgctaattggaaaggaccctacaaaATAGTAGAGGTCTTAGGCAAAGGTTACTACAAAGTGTCCGGCGTCCAAGGGCGAGAGCTCCCGAAGTTCTGGCACATATGAAACCTAAGAAGGTACTCAACTAAGCAATGAACCTCGTGCAGAGGTGCACTCTTTTTTTCCGATCTcagggtttttaatgaggcaccaccACGGGAGTTAGGGGCACTCAATCCCATTGCACGCAGATTTCTGTAAAGGAgttttttattttactaataaAATTCCTATTTCTTTCATTCctattttttcaaaagttttctacTTAAGACGCATTAACTTAACCTCGACAAAACGCAAAAAATCATTGCCCAACCTAAACTCGGTCGGCAAGATgaagcgacgaggtacaagttaatgtaagaagttatataaACTACTCGTATGAAGCGATCTTAATGAGATCGGATAAAAATGAGTCATAAAAATAACTTGATAAATGCCGATTACTCGAAGTCGGACCTATGAAAGGAAACTCAACATCTTAAAAGATCTAGCTCTATTTTAAAGGTAAAAAGGTTTTTCCGAAAAACAAAAGAGCGATTTGAGCACTATTTATAAGAGTTGCAAAGAATAAACGTTTAAATTTTCAAATGGGTCGAAAACCCGACCTCCATAGAAAGGAGCACCCGACGTCTAAGCAGAAGCCACAAAATGCTTGAGCCCGACCTATATAAAGATCaggactcaagcaggggcactattcataccctgacccaaattATAAAGCCAGACCCAATAAAGACATAAGGCCCACCTCAAAGGATGGCCTCTACCGGATACCCGACCTCTTTGAGAGGTCGGACACGACGAAAGGGACCGGCTTGtacttatctaaataagtaactgCCTCCCCAAATCTCTCATATTATCTCTATCTCATCTAGAAGATAAGATCTCAACAAATTTCTAaagatataagataagatagaactaCTGCTACCAGGGAGGTCATtaaactctactataaatacactggcacTCCCTAGTTATAACTCACGTtttattctacaaaaaacctgcctaaatcCCTTACTAACTTAAGTATTGGAGTCTCTTACAGATACCACCcacacctcctcacgaggaactcggacagACGGCACCTCGGCACCAACAAATCGGACGCTACCGCCCAAAGGGTCTGGATATTATGTTCANNNNNNNNNNNNNNNNNNNNNNNNNNNNNNNNNNNNNNNNNNNNNNNNNNNNNNNNNNNNNNNNNNNNNNNNNNNNNNNNNNNNNNNNNNNNNNNNNNNNNNNNNNNNNNNNNNNNNNNNNNNNNNNNNNNNNNNNNNNNNNNNNNNNNNNNNNNNNNNNNNNNNNNNNNNNNNNNNNNNNNNNNN carries:
- the LOC107642264 gene encoding cyclin-D4-1 isoform X2 yields the protein MAENSNLLLCSENNITCFDDDDDDGDDLECNVAAADGSGILPCWDHTNNLNSDQPCPSSENRGSGPLYCFDVLSEETMKDMVEREKEHLPKEDYLKRLRSGDLDLSGRRETIDWIWKAHSYYGFGPLTFCLSVNYLDRFLSLYELPRGKSWTMQLLAVACLSIGAKMEEVKVPQSVDLQVGEPKFVFEAKTIQRMELLVLSTLRWKMQALTPCSFIDYFLKKITFKQHLVNRTISRSMQLTLSIIRGIDFLEFRPSEIAAAVAISVSKELQQAKDIDKALASFFIAEKEKVLKCVELIRDLALMNVSNFGAKHHVPFVPQSPIGVLDGGGCLSYKSDELTTLGSSCPNSPKTKRFKSEGGPCCNGTSDS
- the LOC107642264 gene encoding cyclin-D4-1 isoform X1 → MAENSNLLLCSENNITCFDDDDDDGDDLECNVAAADGSGILPCWDHTNNLNSDQPCPSSENRGSGPLYCFDVLSEETMKDMVEREKEHLPKEDYLKRLRSGDLDLSGRRETIDWIWKAHSYYGFGPLTFCLSVNYLDRFLSLYELPRGKSWTMQLLAVACLSIGAKMEEVKVPQSVDLQVGEPKFVFEAKTIQRMELLVLSTLRWKMQALTPCSFIDYFLKKITFKQHLVNRTISRSMQLTLSIIRGGKINAGIDFLEFRPSEIAAAVAISVSKELQQAKDIDKALASFFIAEKEKVLKCVELIRDLALMNVSNFGAKHHVPFVPQSPIGVLDGGGCLSYKSDELTTLGSSCPNSPKTKRFKSEGGPCCNGTSDS